In Desertifilum tharense IPPAS B-1220, a single window of DNA contains:
- a CDS encoding AI-2E family transporter — MREKSNSNLLDRLNNSQLIRYLLLFTLGWAITQLLAYFEQVIIVFTLAAIFAFLLNYPVRWLRRFLPHGVAVCIVFLLSLVLLGGLSLTIGLAILSQGEQLLNQSTILINSVLPLIERLENFLERVNVQVDFAILEEQVRNQIFTGIGAGLLTLQNWLTRLIDLILIVVIAFFMLLDGGSIWKFILKSFPEDKQEKISESIRKNFLGFFSGRLILSIFFGLSALLVFILLQAPYALFLAAIAGIFDLIPGIGATLGISLVSIILLPQGVWLSIKVLIGCVLLQQLEENLLMPRIMKDSINLNPVVMFFALLVGVRIAGLLGLFLAIPVAGVIINLLDIDEMRGDS; from the coding sequence ATGCGTGAAAAATCGAATTCCAATTTACTCGATCGGCTAAATAACTCTCAATTAATTCGCTATTTGTTGTTGTTTACGCTGGGTTGGGCAATTACTCAGTTATTGGCTTATTTTGAGCAAGTTATTATTGTGTTTACGCTTGCTGCCATTTTTGCCTTTTTATTAAATTATCCCGTGCGTTGGCTTAGGCGATTTTTGCCTCATGGGGTTGCAGTTTGTATTGTATTTTTGCTCAGTTTAGTGCTTTTGGGCGGGTTGTCGCTGACGATTGGCTTGGCAATTCTTTCTCAAGGCGAACAGTTATTAAACCAATCAACGATTTTAATTAATTCAGTTTTACCCTTAATTGAAAGATTAGAAAACTTTTTGGAACGGGTGAACGTTCAAGTTGATTTTGCAATTTTAGAAGAACAGGTTCGCAATCAGATTTTTACGGGTATTGGAGCGGGATTGCTGACGTTACAAAATTGGCTTACTCGCTTAATTGACCTCATTTTGATTGTGGTGATTGCGTTCTTTATGTTGCTGGATGGTGGTAGTATTTGGAAGTTTATTCTTAAATCCTTTCCGGAAGATAAACAAGAGAAAATTTCTGAATCGATTCGGAAAAACTTCTTAGGTTTTTTTAGCGGGCGGTTGATTTTGTCCATTTTCTTTGGACTTTCCGCGCTTTTGGTCTTTATCTTATTGCAGGCACCCTACGCTTTATTTCTGGCTGCGATCGCCGGAATTTTTGACCTCATTCCTGGGATTGGCGCAACATTAGGAATTAGTCTCGTTTCTATCATTTTACTTCCCCAAGGCGTTTGGTTAAGTATTAAAGTCTTAATCGGTTGCGTTTTGCTTCAGCAACTTGAAGAAAACCTCCTCATGCCTCGAATTATGAAAGACTCCATTAACCTCAACCCCGTCGTCATGTTTTTTGCCCTCTTAGTCGGCGTCAGAATTGCTGGACTTTTGGGGCTGTTCCTCGCCATTCCAGTCGCTGGTGTCATTATCAACT